Part of the Chthoniobacterales bacterium genome is shown below.
CGCCCTTTCTTTCCATTGCCACGGTGACGGAATGCCTCAGCAAACATCAAAGCGTGAAAGTCGGCGCGCAAAACATGCACTTCGAGAAATCGGGTGCCTTCACCGGTGAAATCAGCGCCGCGATGCTCCGCGACCTTTACGTTCGCTTCGTCGTCCTCGGCCACAGCGAACGCCGCGCCCTCTTTGGTGAGACCGACGAGATCATCAACAAAAAAGTCAAAGCCGCCCACGTCGCCGCCTTGCGCCCGATCTTTTGCATCGGCGAAACCCTCGACGAACGCGACGCCGGCCAGGTGGAAACCGTTCTCGAACGCCAACTCCGCGGCGGTCTCGCTGATCTGACTGCCAAAGAAATCGTCGAAACTGTCATTGCCTACGAACCCGTCTGGGCCATCGGCACCGGCCGCACCGCCAGCCCCGAGCAGGCGCAGGAAGCGCACGCCTTTATCCGCAAAACCGTCGCCGCCATCGCCGATCCAGCCACGGCAGAGCGCGTCCGCATCCAATACGGCGGCAGCGTGAAACCGGAAAACACCACCGCGCTCATGTCGCAACCCGACATCGACGGCGCACTCGTCGGCGGCGCCAGCCTCGACCCCCGCAGTTTCGCCCAGATCGTCCAGAACACGGTCAAACTCGTCCAGTAATCCCGCCAGAACTGAGTTAGACTCCGCTCATGCGAGATGTCTTTGTGAACCAGGACCATGCGCGGGTGGGATTTTACAAATCCGTGCTGGAGGAGGCGGGAATCCCGAGCTTCATTCGCAACGAATTCAGCAATAACGGCCTGACTGAAATGCCGTCGGGCTTGTTTTTCCCGACTCTTTGCGTGGTGAACGATGAGGATTACGACGAGGCCATGCGGATTCTGGGGCCGATATTTTATGGCAGTCCGTCGGCGCTGCCGGATTGGGTCTGCGCGAAATGCCAGGCCGAGGTGCCTGGAAATTTCGACGCTTGCTGGCGATGCGGTGAGTTCCGAGTGGCCGAGGAACCGGTCTAAAAGATTCGACTGCAACTCCGCTCAAAAAGTTTCCCAACATCGCAAGCCGGGATGTGCTACGTTTCGCGCCATGAATAAAGTGGCCACGGTGACGCTCTCGTTTTGGGTGATGAAAATCTGCGCCACCACCCTCGGCGAGACGGCAGGCGACCTCCTTTCGATGACGCTCCATGTCGGCTACGCCATCAGCTCGCTCATTCTCATCGGCCTGTTTGCGATCTCGCTGGTGGCGCAGCTTCGGGCGAAGAAATTCCATCCCTGGCTCTATTGGACCGTGATCCTGACCACCAGCACGGCGGGCACCACGATGTCGGATTTCATGGATCGCACCCTTGGGCTGGGCTACGCAAAAGGCTCGCTGCTGATCGTTTCCACGCTCATCGCCATCCTCGCGGCCTGGCGGCTGACGGAGGGTTCGCTGCGGGTGGATCACATCGCCTCGCGTCGGGCGGAAATGTTTTACTGGTTCGCCATTCTCGTCTCCAACACGCTCGGGACGGCGCTGGGCGATTATCTGGCCGACGATTCGGGTCTCGGTTTTCTCGGTGGCGCGGCGTTGATCGGCGGTTTGCTCGTGATAGTGGCGCTGGCGTATCGGCTGACACCGCTCAGTCGGGTGCTGCTTTTCTGGGTGGCGTTTGTGCTCACGCGTCCTTTTGGAGCGACGTTTGGCGATTTGTTGACGAAGCCGCTCGCAAAGGGCGGGCTGAATTTCGGCACGATCGGCAGTTCGGCGATCCTGTTCGTGATCCTCGGGGCACTGATTTTCTGGACACACCGCAAGGGAACGGACACCGCTTAAGCAACTCAGCGCACGGGCTTTTCGCGGCGAAAATTCTCCGTGACCTGCGCCAGAACGATCCCGGCCTTGCTGATCGTCGAGTGATTCAAAAGGGTGCGGCCGTCGGGCTGCAAATACATCCACTGGCTCATGCGCACGCGAGTGAGAGGGTTCCCCGGCGACAGCTCCAGCGTGAAGCTCCAATGGAAAACATGGCCCGCCGCCTCGCCGTGGATGAGGCCGATAATGTCGTTGGCCCGCCCCTCGAAGTGATGCGCGTCGATGCGCCGGAGCTGCCACGAGCGATGCTGTTTTTTGCCGTCGCTGAATTGCAGATCCTGCTCCAAGTGGAGTGTGTCGGCGGTGATGGTGCCTCGCGTTTGCGTGGCGACCTGCTGCGTCGGCTGCCCGCGTCGGTTCTCCAAGACTCCGATGGAACTTGACTGGCCGGTAAAATATTCCACTGGGTCTAGCGTCGGTTTTCCTCTGGCAAAATCGGAGGGGCGCATCCCGGCGCAGGCGGAAAACAACGTGGCGAGGAGGAGCAGGACGAGTCGCATGGCACTCAGGCTACGTTTTTCGCGAATGGACGGCTGCCCGTTCTTGCACGCGGGAATTTTTTATCGTCAAGTTGGCCCATGACCGACCCTGTTCCCTTCGCCAAAGGCACCACCCTGCACAGTCTCCTTCCCCGCATGGCGAATCGCCACGGACTCATTGCCGGCGCGACGGGCACGGGAAAAACCGTTACGCTGCGAGTGCTGGCGGAGCGGTTTAGCAACATGGGCGTCCCGGTTTTTCTCGCCGATGTGAAAGGCGACGTCTCCGGCATCGGCCAGGCGGGAGCCGCGAATGAGCGGCTCGATCAGCGCAAAAAAGATTTGGGTTTGAAGTCGCTCACGTTTCAGGAATTTCCCGTGCGCTTCTGGGATATTTTCGGGGCAGAAGGTCATCCGGTGCGAGCGACCGTTTCCGAGATGGGACCGCTCCTAATGGGGCGTTTGCTCGGGCTGAACGAGGTGCAGGGCGGCGTGCTGAGTCTGGTTTTCAAGATTGCCGACGACCAGAAATTGCTCCTGCTCGACCTGAAGGATCTGCGCGCGATGCTCACTCATGTGGCGGAAAACGCGGCCCAGTATCAGACGAATTACGGCAATGTCTCCTCGGCCAGCGTGGGCGCGATTCAGCGCGGCTTGCTGGCGCTGCAAAGCCAGGGCGGCGATCAGTTTTTTGGCGAACCGGCGCTCAATCTCGACGACCTCATGCAGGTGGAAAATGGCCGGGGTGTGATCAATCTGCTCGCGGCGGACAAGCTGATCAACTCGCCGAATCTCTACGCGACGTTCCTGCTCTGGCTGATGTCGGAACTGTTTGAGCGCCTGCCCGAGGTGGGCGATCCGGACAAGCCGAAGATCGCATTTTTCTTCGACGAGGCGCACTTGCTTTTCAATGACGCGCCAGACTTTCTTCAGCAAAAGATCGAGCAGGTCGTGCGGTTGATTCGCTCGAAAGGCGTCGGCATTTACTTCGTGACGCAGAGCCCACTCGACATCCCGGAGTCAGTGCTGGGCCAACTCGGCAACCGCGTGCAACACGCCTTGCGCGCCTTCACACCGCGCGACCAAAAGTCGGTGCGGACGGCGGCGGAGACGTTTCGCGCGAATCCAAAACTGAACACAGCGGAAGTCATTACGCAGCTTGGCGTGGGCGAGGCGCTCGTCTCGACGCTCGATGAAAAAGGTACGCCCGAGATCGTGGATCGATGCCTGATTTATCCGCCAGAGTCGCGTCTGACTCCGCTCACGCCCGAGGAACGCAAGGCGGCGATCCAAGCGAGCGATCTTTTTGGGCATTACGAAAAAGCCGTGGACCGCGAGTCGGCCTACGAGGCTTTGCAGGCCAAAACCGTTGCGAAAACAGCCGAAGCTCCTGCCGAGGCGCCAGCCAAAGCGGAAAAGCCCTCGGAGTTTGCCAAGATAGCGACCAGTGTCGGCACGAGCGTTTTGCGTGCAATGGGAACGCAGATGGGCCGGCAAATCGTGCGCGGCGTCCTCGGCAGCATCATGGGCGGAGTGCTGGGCGGCACGGTCCGGCGTTCGTCGCGGCGCTATTAGAAGCTCATGTTTTCTCTGCTCGGACTGAGTCTGCTCGTTTCCGAGATAGTGCTCGGACTCCGCCGCCGGTCGCAGACGGGAGCGGAGAAAAAAGACCGCGGCACCCTGCGAATGCTCTGGGTGATCATTCTTCTGTCCATCGCGAGCGGGTATCTCGCTGCCCAACTCGACTTAGGCCCGCACCTGCCCGGTGAGCGGAGTTGGATCGTTATCGGTGTCGTTCTTTTCGTGCTCGGCGCGACGCTCCGCTGGTGGTCGGTGCTGCATCTGGGGCGGTTTTTTACGGTGGATGTCGCCGTCGCCAGCGATCATCGCCTGATCGACAACGGCCCCTATCGGTTCGTCCGCCATCCGTCTTATACCGGGCTTTTGCTCGAATTCACTGGTCTGGCTTTTTGCCTCGGGCACGTCGTCAGCCTGGCGGTCATTCTCCTTCCAATTTTTTTTGCCCAACGTCGCCGCATCGAGGTCGAGGAACGCGCCTTGCAGGAAAAACTCGGCGAGCCCTACCACCAATACTGCGCGCGCACAAAGCGCCTCCTTCCATTTCTCTACTAGTGGGCCCGCAGGGATTCGAACCCTGAACCAAGGGATTATGAGTCCCCTGCTCTAACCGTTGAGCTACAGGCCCGTTGCTAGGAGAATTATCTCGCCCCAGAGGTTGCCCTGTTTTTTCTCCGGGCGCAGCCATGAAAAGCTCGGAAAAAACGCGGCTGCGAAATCTGGTGCGTCATAAGTCTGGAATTGATTATGCCAGAGCATTCGCCAGCGGAAAAGAAGTTTGGCGGTAGGTGGCGTTCCTCTTTTTCTTGCGCGTATGGCCTGCCACCGAGACGGATTAAGGTGACGAGAAGTTCAGGAAACCGTGTGAACTTTGACTCCGAGAGCCCGCAGGCTTCGCACATCCTTTGGTGCGAGTTTCGTATTGGTCACCCAAGCATTGAAGTCGCTCAATGGGGCAAAATGGATGGTGCTCGAGTGCGGCCATTTCGTGGCATCGGCCAGGAGGATTTTTTGTTCGCAACGTTCGAGGATGGCCTTCTTCATTTCTGCCTCAGAAACCTCGGTTGTCGAACAACCCTCGAGGGTAACGCCGGATGTTCCGATGAAGGCGAAGTCAGCGCGAATGAGGGAGAGAACACCGAGGGCGCTTCCCCCAACCAGCGCACCACTGACGCGACGAAGTTCCCCGCCAATGCACAGAAACTCTGCTTCGCCGTGGAGGGAGAGTGCGGTGAGGGCGACGGAATGCGTGATGATTCTCACATCCTTCCGGCTGAGGAGGGCTTTGCCGGTTTCGAGACAGGTGGAGCCCGCATCGATGAAAACGCTGGAGCCGGGTGGAATGAGCGAGGCGGCCAGCGAGGCAATCGCTTTTTTGGCGGCGTGATTTCGCAGCAATCTCTCGTCGAAGGAAATCTCTGCCCGCGCATAAGCGGGATCGAGCACTCCGCCATGCACGCGCAGGATGTCGCCGCTTTTCTCCAAGTCGGTCAGGTCGCGCCGCAGCGTGGCTGGGGAGACTTTTACCATGGCCTGAAGGTCGGCGAAATTCAGCCGGCGGTGTTCCCGGACCATCTTGCGAATCGCGCTATGTCGTTCGTGGGCGAACATAGTTAAGGCGTTTGCGCTGGGCGGAGCACGTCGAAAAGGATCTCGGCTGGATGCTTCGCCGTACGTCCGGTTCCATCGTGAATTTGATGCCGGCAGGATGTTCCGGGCGCCGCGACAATGACTTCGGCGGGCAACGCGCGAACGGTGGGCAGCAGAACCAGTTCGCCGATTTTCATCGAAACATCGTAGTGCTCGGCTTCGTAGCCGAATGAGCCGGCCATTCCGCAACAACCGGACGCGATGAGGCGGACGTCGTGGCCGACGGGCAACTCGAGTGTGCGGACGATGGGCGTCTGCGAGGCGAGTGCTTTTTGAAAGCAGTGGCCATGAAGACGAATTTCACGCGAGTTAGAATCGAATGCGTCGCGACGAATGCGGCCGGCGTCGGCTTCCTTCATGATAAACTCTTCAAACATCAGACAATTTTTTGCCAGGGTGCGAGCGGTGTTTCGGAGTTCCGGGGGCGCGAGGTCAATGTATTCATCGCGAAAACTCAGAATGGCGGAAGGCTCGATTCCGATCAAGGGCGTTTCCTCGGAGATGAGCGGGGCGAGACGCCGGATGTTTTCGAGTGCGATCTTTCGGGCATCACGGAGAAGGCCTTTGGAGAGCTTCGACCGGGCGCTTTCCAGATGATCCGGAATGATGACTTCGTAGCCGAGCGCCTCCAGCAGCCGGATGGTTTTTTGCCCGATGGGCACGTCGTTATACTCGGTGAATTCGTCGCAGAATAAATAGACGCGGCGAGACGTGCCCGACAGCTTTGGTCGCCGCGCACGATGCCAGCGAGACAGAGTCGTTTTGTGGAGCAGCGGAATCGTGCGATCGGGATGGAACCCAGTGAGTCGATTGAGCAAACGACGGATCGCCACAGTGCCGAAAAGGGAATTCCAAATCCACGGAGCGAGAGAAGCCATGCGGCTGGATTGGGCAAAGCCAGCAATCAGCCGCGTGCGCAGCGAGAGGCCATGGGCATCCTGGTAGTGTTGAAGGAACTCGGCCTTGAGCTTGGCGATATCCACATTGGAGGGGCACTCCGATTTGCAGGCCTTGCAGGAGAGGCAAAGATCCATGACCTCTTTGATCTCGTCGTTGTCGAATGGATTCAAAGCATCGCGAGGATGCAGCAACGCGTGGCGTAAAATATTGGCGCGGCCACGGGTCGTATGTTCCTCAGAGCGCGTGGCCATGTAGCTGGGACACATCGTCCCGCCGGCGAGGTGGCCCTTGCGACAATCGCCGGACCCGTTGCACTGCTCGGCCGCGCGGAGAAATCCGAGTGTGGAGGAGAAATCCAGAATCGTATCTAACTCCGGCGACTTTTGGCCGGGGCTGTGGCGCAGGGAAGAATCCATCGGGGGGGTGTCGATGATTTTTCCGGGATTGAAAGTCCCGAGCGGATCGAAGACGTGCTTGATTCCGCGCATCAGGGCATAGCATTCCGGTCCGACCATGAACGGAATA
Proteins encoded:
- the tpiA gene encoding triose-phosphate isomerase, encoding MRKKILAANWKMNLTNGEARSFMESFLREIGDELDVEVVIIPPFLSIATVTECLSKHQSVKVGAQNMHFEKSGAFTGEISAAMLRDLYVRFVVLGHSERRALFGETDEIINKKVKAAHVAALRPIFCIGETLDERDAGQVETVLERQLRGGLADLTAKEIVETVIAYEPVWAIGTGRTASPEQAQEAHAFIRKTVAAIADPATAERVRIQYGGSVKPENTTALMSQPDIDGALVGGASLDPRSFAQIVQNTVKLVQ
- a CDS encoding DUF2007 domain-containing protein, producing the protein MRDVFVNQDHARVGFYKSVLEEAGIPSFIRNEFSNNGLTEMPSGLFFPTLCVVNDEDYDEAMRILGPIFYGSPSALPDWVCAKCQAEVPGNFDACWRCGEFRVAEEPV
- a CDS encoding DUF3833 family protein; the encoded protein is MRLVLLLLATLFSACAGMRPSDFARGKPTLDPVEYFTGQSSSIGVLENRRGQPTQQVATQTRGTITADTLHLEQDLQFSDGKKQHRSWQLRRIDAHHFEGRANDIIGLIHGEAAGHVFHWSFTLELSPGNPLTRVRMSQWMYLQPDGRTLLNHSTISKAGIVLAQVTENFRREKPVR
- a CDS encoding helicase HerA-like domain-containing protein: MTDPVPFAKGTTLHSLLPRMANRHGLIAGATGTGKTVTLRVLAERFSNMGVPVFLADVKGDVSGIGQAGAANERLDQRKKDLGLKSLTFQEFPVRFWDIFGAEGHPVRATVSEMGPLLMGRLLGLNEVQGGVLSLVFKIADDQKLLLLDLKDLRAMLTHVAENAAQYQTNYGNVSSASVGAIQRGLLALQSQGGDQFFGEPALNLDDLMQVENGRGVINLLAADKLINSPNLYATFLLWLMSELFERLPEVGDPDKPKIAFFFDEAHLLFNDAPDFLQQKIEQVVRLIRSKGVGIYFVTQSPLDIPESVLGQLGNRVQHALRAFTPRDQKSVRTAAETFRANPKLNTAEVITQLGVGEALVSTLDEKGTPEIVDRCLIYPPESRLTPLTPEERKAAIQASDLFGHYEKAVDRESAYEALQAKTVAKTAEAPAEAPAKAEKPSEFAKIATSVGTSVLRAMGTQMGRQIVRGVLGSIMGGVLGGTVRRSSRRY
- a CDS encoding isoprenylcysteine carboxylmethyltransferase family protein; translated protein: MFSLLGLSLLVSEIVLGLRRRSQTGAEKKDRGTLRMLWVIILLSIASGYLAAQLDLGPHLPGERSWIVIGVVLFVLGATLRWWSVLHLGRFFTVDVAVASDHRLIDNGPYRFVRHPSYTGLLLEFTGLAFCLGHVVSLAVILLPIFFAQRRRIEVEERALQEKLGEPYHQYCARTKRLLPFLY
- a CDS encoding DeoR/GlpR family DNA-binding transcription regulator, with the protein product MFAHERHSAIRKMVREHRRLNFADLQAMVKVSPATLRRDLTDLEKSGDILRVHGGVLDPAYARAEISFDERLLRNHAAKKAIASLAASLIPPGSSVFIDAGSTCLETGKALLSRKDVRIITHSVALTALSLHGEAEFLCIGGELRRVSGALVGGSALGVLSLIRADFAFIGTSGVTLEGCSTTEVSEAEMKKAILERCEQKILLADATKWPHSSTIHFAPLSDFNAWVTNTKLAPKDVRSLRALGVKVHTVS